In Tachysurus vachellii isolate PV-2020 chromosome 10, HZAU_Pvac_v1, whole genome shotgun sequence, the following proteins share a genomic window:
- the ngb gene encoding neuroglobin, producing MEKLSGKEKELIRDSWESLGKNKVPHGIVMFTRLFELDPTLLTLFNYKTNCGVVPECLSSPEFLEHVTKVMVVIDAAVNHLDDLDSLEDFLLNLGRKHQAVGVKTQSFTVVGEALLYMLQCSLGTGYTAALRQAWLNMYTVVVAAMTRGWAKNGEHKSN from the exons ATGGAGAAACTCTCAGGCAAAGAAAAGGAGCTGATCCGGGACAGCTGGGAGAGCCTTGGCAAGAACAAGGTCCCGCACGGCATTGTCATGTTTACCAG GTTGTTTGAACTGGACCCAACTCTGCTGACCCTCTTTAACTATAAAACCAACTGTGGAGTAGTGCCCGAGTGTCTGTCCAGCCCTGAGTTCCTGGAGCATGTGACCAAG GTGATGGTAGTGATTGATGCAGCTGTCAATCATCTGGACGACCTGGACTCTTTGGAAGACTTTTTGTTGAACCTGGGCAGGAAGCACCAAGCTGTTGGTGTCAAAACCCAGTCCTTCACT GTGGTTGGAGAGGCCTTGCTCTACATGCTGCAGTGCAGTCTTGGAACAGGCTACACAGCTGCACTGCGCCAGGCTTGGCTCAACATGTACACTGTCGTGGTGGCTGCCATGACCAGAGGCTGGGCAAAGAACGGAGAACACAAGTCCAACTAA
- the fam161b gene encoding protein FAM161B: protein MEGTPRPFPSFEDSECEKIVEEIRMRSSEKMQSFREDMENTDMFLELHLEALKASHRQQLQRIKLQHQAGLESRTLQNSLLSSISDTPLKANKQQGNLHSVEGNTKSKGGTNWLNRPKRSSSTPDLSYKVSQNEPLNSSGTLRSTVSHSQKQRCAKEPKQVAADKEELDWAECQKQFRVSPVQEHMSKIIYDDIVKEQERVRQEGRQQRKDFLLSIQKPFRFHQREERTRDRTKLENGADKLRENKKDDKKKSFKPKAVTDPAISEQLEEKEQERKIRIQARAQETLRASSAPIQSLSSRAEHWARSSQRTKSKVQGFIEQSPSFRPKINAKVPDFDKLHKAFQKEAMERTERREVTVCQPFQLRTSALQPRHSRGSGDKIQKYSDMNILKRSNSFSGLTSLSRDFLPTYMNDAARKRSIAIRKSQERKEINEQNEWMKQYRMNSQSMSRGIVARAKVMDPHKSLKEVFHEKLKQHRKSDQERVKDYKKELREMKARVSARPYLFEQVSQRNAKSDAERRYRSTLEQEGLDEHFVRSTGGNDESQTSENTDADGNSDAGDHSSETDTQQRKGSSDDSIRSEDGTEEESVKPKGIGVS, encoded by the exons ATGGAAGGTACACCAag ACCTTTCCCCTCTTTCGAGGATTCTGAGTGTGAAAAGATAGTTGAAGAAATCAGGATGAGATCTTCAGAGAAAATGCAGTCCTTCCGTGAGGACATGGAGAATACTGACATGTTTCTGGAGTTGCATTTAGAGGCCCTGAAAGCTTCACACCGACAACAACTTCAGCGGATAAAGCTGCAGCATCAGGCTGGTCTTGAGAGCCGGACTCTGCAGAACTCACTGCTTTCTTCAATCTCTGACACTCCACTGAAGGCCAACAAACAACAAGGAAATCTTCATAGTGTTGAAGGCAACACCAAAAGCAAAGGAGGTACTAACTG GTTAAATAGACCAAAGAGATCCTCCTCCACACCTGACCTGAGCTATAAGGTGAGCCAGAACGAGCCCCTTAACTCTTCTGGAACCTTGAGATCTACCGTGAGCCATTCACAAAAACAGAGATGTGCCAAAGAGCCCAAACAAGTTGCAGCTGACAAAGAGGAACTGGACTGGGCTGAGTGTCAGAAACAGTTTCGAGTATCACCTGTACAAGAGCACATGTCCAAGATCATTTATGATGATATTGTAAAGGAGCAGGAGCGTGTGAGGCAGGAGGGACGGCAGCAGAGGAAAGACTTCCTTTTATCCATTCAGAAACCTTTTAGGTTTCatcagagagaagagaggacaAGGGATAGGACAAAGCTAGAAAATGGTGCTGACAAACTGAGGGAAAACAAAAAGGATGATAAAAAGAAGAGTTTCAAACCTAAAGCTGTCACAGACCCAGCAATCTCTGAACAGTTGGAAG AAAAGGAGCAAGAGAGGAAGATTCGCATCCAGGCCAGAGCTCAGGAGACTCTCAGAGCATCCTCTGCCCCTATCCAGAGCCTGAGTAGTAGGGCTGAGCACTGGGCCCGTAGCTCCCAGAGAACCAAGAGCAAAGTGCAGGGCTTCATAGAGCAGAGTCCATCTTTTCGACCAAAGATAAATGCTAAGGTGCCAGATTTTGATAAGTTGCACAAGGCCTTCCAGAAAGAGGCGATGgagagaacagaaagaagaGAGGTCACCGTGTGCCAGCCATTCCAGCTCCGAACATCAGCTCTTCAGCCACGTCACAGCAGGGGCAGTGGAGACAAAATACAA aaataTTCTGATATGAACATTTTGAAGAGGAGCAATTCATTTAGTGGCTTGACATCATTATCCAGAGATTTTCTTCCCACTTACATGAATGATGCTGCAAGGAAAAGGTCTATTGCCATAAG AAAGTCTCAGGAGCGGAAAGAGATTAATGAGCAAAATGAGTGGATGAAACAATACAGAATGAACTCTCAATCCATGAGCAGAGGAATTGTAGCACGTGCCAAGGTCATGGACCCCCACAAGAGTCTGAAAGAGGTCTTTCATGAGAAGCTCAAGCAGCACAG AAAATCTGATCAAGAAAGGgtaaaagattataaaaaagAACTGAGGGAAATGAAAGCTCGGGTATCAGCACGTCCTTACCTCTTTGAACAGGTGTCACAG AGAAATGCTAAGAGTGATGCCGAGCGCAGATACAGAAGCACTTTAGAGCAGGAAGGCCTGGATGAACATTTTGTTAGATCCACAGGTGGAAATGATGAAAGCCAGACATCAGAAAACACAGATGCTGATGGGAACAGTGATGCTGGAGATCACAGCTCTGAAACTGACACTCAGCAAAG GAAAGGAAGCAGCGACGACAGCATCCGAAGTGAGGATGGAACAGAAGAGGAGAGCGTGAAACCCAAAGGGATAGGAGTCAGCTGA